From a single Pseudomonadota bacterium genomic region:
- a CDS encoding SH3 domain-containing protein, giving the protein MSEEYIEYWGLKQHPFLLAPDSNMMHMAGQYYECLERLKYAVNTNKGGALVVSEDAGLGKTTILLKLINEMREIYGNAFKYAFVDHPTLTSNQLIAYIAGCFTDATPNEDNKPRNLTIDFIHNRMQIVSDLSHNEDKLKNLMILKEALIEVKQQGGKSIIIVDEGQMLCGAQDILQELRILINLTFKNEYLHTFILSGQRPLWNEVKSMPEFWQRLPVRYYFVPLQIQETKELIKYRLMRAGLNDKKEIFTDDALEIIQRYSMGSPRTIIAMSDLSLLIGFADRSSKIGFKEMSKVINAMSGRGDSLAYIKEEKTKKETMSDNLSGINERKEIIEKKIPNISVASVSTNEKVRYETKIDHVRPFFAVLAVLFAIIAGFAVGYYITFGVKEVSSIMPAKKEVEAISTVPAKNEIMVKADVQPTQEVQENNTQKPEQTKREEPVQVETPKKYEKEALIIASGANVRSAPDINAARIALIFEGETVKIVDEKKDITGKKWFRLNLYGNREGWVSQDVLSFR; this is encoded by the coding sequence ATGAGTGAAGAATACATAGAATATTGGGGACTGAAACAACATCCATTCCTTTTAGCGCCTGACAGCAATATGATGCATATGGCCGGGCAGTACTATGAATGCCTTGAACGGTTGAAATATGCCGTAAACACAAACAAGGGCGGGGCGCTTGTAGTATCGGAAGATGCAGGCCTCGGAAAGACTACGATTCTTTTAAAACTTATAAACGAAATGAGGGAAATATACGGCAATGCCTTTAAATATGCCTTTGTTGACCATCCGACCTTAACGTCAAATCAGTTGATAGCTTATATAGCAGGATGTTTCACTGATGCCACGCCAAACGAGGATAACAAACCAAGAAATCTTACGATTGATTTTATCCACAACCGAATGCAGATCGTTTCTGATTTAAGTCATAATGAGGATAAGTTGAAGAATCTTATGATTTTAAAAGAAGCGCTCATTGAAGTAAAGCAGCAAGGCGGTAAAAGTATTATCATTGTAGATGAAGGACAGATGTTATGCGGGGCACAGGATATTTTGCAGGAGTTGAGGATTCTTATTAACCTTACATTCAAAAATGAATATCTGCATACATTCATTCTTTCCGGACAGAGACCGTTATGGAACGAAGTTAAATCCATGCCGGAATTCTGGCAAAGGCTGCCTGTGAGGTATTATTTTGTTCCTTTGCAGATTCAGGAAACTAAGGAACTTATAAAATACAGGCTTATGAGAGCAGGCCTGAATGATAAAAAAGAAATTTTTACGGATGATGCCCTGGAAATTATTCAGAGATATTCCATGGGTTCTCCAAGAACAATAATTGCCATGTCGGACCTTTCTTTGTTGATAGGTTTTGCCGATCGTTCAAGCAAGATCGGTTTTAAGGAGATGTCAAAAGTTATAAATGCTATGTCAGGCAGGGGAGACAGCCTTGCATATATTAAAGAGGAAAAGACAAAAAAGGAAACTATGTCGGATAATTTGTCCGGGATAAATGAAAGGAAAGAAATTATAGAAAAAAAGATACCCAACATTTCTGTTGCTTCTGTAAGCACAAATGAAAAAGTGAGATATGAGACAAAAATAGACCATGTTAGGCCCTTTTTTGCTGTGTTGGCTGTTTTATTTGCAATAATCGCTGGTTTTGCTGTGGGCTATTATATAACTTTCGGTGTAAAAGAGGTAAGCAGCATAATGCCTGCAAAAAAGGAAGTTGAGGCCATCAGCACGGTTCCTGCAAAGAATGAAATTATGGTTAAAGCTGATGTTCAACCAACTCAAGAAGTGCAGGAAAACAATACACAAAAGCCGGAACAGACAAAGCGTGAAGAACCGGTGCAGGTTGAAACCCCGAAGAAATATGAAAAAGAAGCCTTAATCATTGCAAGTGGAGCAAACGTACGAAGTGCGCCAGATATTAATGCTGCAAGAATTGCATTAATTTTCGAAGGTGAAACAGTGAAAATAGTGGACGAAAAAAAAGATATTACCGGCAAGAAGTGGTTCAGACTTAATTTATACGGAAACAGAGAAGGCTGGGTATCACAAGACGTACTATCGTTCAGATAG